From the Halalkalicoccus sp. CGA53 genome, one window contains:
- a CDS encoding arsenate-mycothiol transferase ArsC, with amino-acid sequence MKLAFVCVGNAGRSQLASALAEAERERRDLSPEIVTGGTDSRDRVHPEVVEVLAEEGIDIGDRRPRKIRPEDVEDANHVVTMGCSIEEFRPEGWSGTTETWEVEHPDGEDLDDYRAQREEIRERVRSLFDRIEAGEFADAS; translated from the coding sequence ATGAAACTCGCGTTCGTCTGCGTCGGAAACGCGGGACGGAGCCAGCTGGCGAGCGCGCTCGCCGAGGCGGAGCGAGAGCGCCGCGACCTCTCGCCGGAGATCGTCACCGGCGGGACCGACTCGCGCGACCGCGTCCATCCGGAGGTCGTCGAGGTGCTCGCCGAGGAGGGCATCGATATCGGGGACCGACGTCCCCGGAAGATCAGGCCCGAGGACGTCGAGGACGCGAATCACGTCGTGACGATGGGTTGCTCGATCGAGGAGTTCCGGCCGGAGGGCTGGAGCGGGACGACCGAGACCTGGGAGGTAGAACACCCGGACGGGGAGGATCTCGACGACTATCGCGCACAGCGCGAGGAGATCCGAGAGCGGGTGCGCTCGCTGTTCGATCGGATCGAGGCCGGTGAGTTCGCAGACGCCTCCTGA
- a CDS encoding serine hydrolase → MSLSSERTTEIDRVLDRWMIDEGVPGASVAVLTGDEIGYTAGYGSRDLASNAPATPDTLYGIGSVTKSFTALSALQLVERDELSLDEPIGTYLDREGLPEATVHDLLTHSSGMPSLAVSEALLSRQAGMEEAGVPLGDREDFYRHLRGAREEWAGTPEGRFMYSNSGYMLVADAVSEIDGRPFAQVVEEEILSPLGMERSTFSEERFEADPDTMTPYELTDEGVEERSLPIRELSQGPGGLLSSVVELASYLRLQLGGGAVDGERIVSAALLARAHEGHTETPVGPYGYGWRTREVAGERVIGHGGSIGVATAYLGFLPDREMGVAVLCNTGPGYSTYALAQEVVAAALGEDPDEVAERVRRRRMDRLCGEYETYRGIKRARVERQGEGLVLTFEDAFGGAPLPLVPEDERLAGYRFTTPAASGVPQSVLFEVSGEEVDCYVDRWRLHRQ, encoded by the coding sequence ATGTCGCTTTCCTCCGAGCGGACGACCGAGATCGACCGCGTGCTCGACCGCTGGATGATCGACGAGGGCGTCCCCGGCGCGAGCGTCGCGGTGCTCACGGGCGACGAGATCGGGTACACCGCGGGGTACGGCTCTCGTGACCTGGCCTCGAACGCTCCAGCCACCCCCGACACGCTCTACGGCATCGGTTCGGTCACGAAGTCGTTCACCGCGCTCTCTGCGCTCCAACTCGTAGAGAGGGACGAACTCTCGCTCGACGAGCCGATCGGGACCTACCTCGACCGCGAGGGGCTCCCCGAGGCCACTGTCCACGACCTGCTCACCCACTCGTCGGGGATGCCGTCGCTCGCGGTGAGCGAGGCGCTGCTCTCACGGCAGGCGGGGATGGAGGAGGCGGGCGTCCCGCTGGGGGACAGAGAGGACTTCTACCGCCACCTCCGGGGCGCCCGCGAGGAGTGGGCCGGAACCCCGGAGGGACGGTTCATGTACTCGAACTCGGGGTACATGCTGGTCGCCGACGCGGTGTCGGAGATCGACGGCCGCCCGTTCGCGCAGGTGGTGGAGGAAGAGATCCTCTCGCCGCTTGGGATGGAGCGCTCGACGTTCTCCGAAGAGCGATTCGAGGCCGATCCGGACACGATGACGCCGTACGAGCTGACCGACGAGGGTGTGGAAGAGCGTTCACTCCCCATCAGAGAGCTGAGCCAGGGCCCCGGCGGGCTGTTGAGTTCGGTCGTCGAACTCGCGAGCTACCTCCGGCTCCAGCTCGGCGGGGGCGCGGTCGACGGCGAACGAATCGTGAGCGCGGCGCTGCTCGCCCGGGCGCACGAGGGCCACACCGAGACGCCGGTCGGTCCGTACGGGTACGGCTGGCGCACCCGGGAGGTGGCGGGCGAGCGCGTGATCGGCCACGGCGGGTCGATCGGCGTCGCGACCGCCTACCTCGGCTTCCTCCCGGATCGGGAGATGGGTGTCGCCGTCCTCTGCAACACCGGTCCCGGATACTCGACCTACGCGCTCGCCCAGGAGGTCGTCGCCGCCGCGCTCGGGGAGGACCCGGACGAGGTCGCCGAGCGCGTTCGTCGGAGGCGGATGGACCGGCTCTGTGGCGAGTACGAGACGTATCGCGGGATCAAACGTGCGCGGGTCGAGCGCCAGGGCGAGGGATTGGTCCTCACGTTCGAGGACGCCTTCGGCGGCGCGCCGCTGCCGCTCGTCCCGGAGGACGAGCGACTGGCGGGCTATCGGTTCACGACGCCTGCGGCCTCCGGTGTGCCCCAGTCGGTGCTGTTCGAGGTGAGTGGTGAGGAGGTAGACTGCTACGTCGATCGGTGGCGGCTGCACAGGCAGTAG
- the hisD gene encoding histidinol dehydrogenase, which yields MGREPTYLKETERPSLEVAQEVTESVAEIVASVRDGGDEALFDLTEKFDGVTRDAVRVSESEIEAAYDSLSGDDREAIDETIANVRTFHEEQREHVEGFEREFGDGIVLGQRVVPVETAGVYVPGGRYPLVASPAMTIVPAVVAGVDRIVACAPPQDDGTIQPAQLYAMDRAGADEVYCAGGAQAIAAMAYGTESVPSVDVVTGPGNVYTTEAKRQVFGRVGIDFLAGPTEVLILVDETADPALVATDVLAQAEHDTESRAILVSTDEATARETIEEIERQLPDLPTEEIARESWKTNGEVVVAEDDETAIEVANEYAMEHLQVMADEPRRFFDGLRNYGSLFLGHHSPVVFGDKAVGTNHCLPTLEVARYSGGIWVGTYLKTLTHQQLTADGAASIAPHAAKICELEGTHAHRFSAEARFGDDE from the coding sequence ATGGGACGCGAGCCAACGTACCTCAAGGAGACGGAACGGCCGTCGCTCGAGGTAGCCCAGGAGGTCACGGAGTCGGTCGCCGAGATCGTCGCGAGCGTCAGAGACGGGGGGGACGAGGCGCTGTTCGACCTCACCGAGAAGTTCGACGGCGTCACCAGAGACGCGGTCCGCGTCTCGGAGAGCGAGATCGAGGCAGCCTACGACTCCCTCTCGGGGGACGACCGGGAGGCGATCGACGAGACGATCGCGAACGTCCGGACGTTCCACGAGGAACAGCGAGAGCACGTCGAGGGTTTCGAGCGCGAGTTCGGCGACGGGATCGTTCTCGGCCAGCGCGTCGTCCCGGTCGAGACGGCGGGCGTCTACGTCCCCGGCGGCCGCTACCCGCTCGTCGCCTCGCCCGCGATGACGATCGTCCCGGCCGTCGTCGCGGGCGTCGACCGGATCGTCGCCTGCGCGCCCCCGCAGGACGACGGGACGATCCAGCCGGCACAGCTCTACGCGATGGACCGCGCCGGCGCGGACGAGGTCTACTGTGCGGGCGGCGCACAGGCGATCGCCGCGATGGCCTACGGCACCGAGTCGGTCCCGTCCGTGGACGTCGTCACCGGCCCGGGCAACGTCTACACGACCGAGGCGAAACGGCAGGTGTTCGGGCGGGTCGGGATCGACTTCCTCGCCGGCCCCACGGAGGTGCTGATCCTGGTCGACGAGACGGCCGACCCGGCGCTCGTCGCGACAGACGTCCTCGCGCAGGCCGAACACGACACGGAGTCGCGGGCGATCCTCGTCTCGACGGACGAAGCCACGGCGAGAGAGACGATAGAGGAGATCGAACGGCAGCTCCCCGACCTCCCGACCGAGGAGATCGCACGCGAGTCCTGGAAGACCAACGGGGAGGTCGTGGTGGCGGAGGACGACGAGACGGCGATCGAGGTCGCGAACGAGTACGCGATGGAACACCTCCAGGTGATGGCCGACGAGCCGCGACGCTTCTTCGACGGACTGCGCAACTACGGCTCGCTCTTTCTCGGTCATCACTCCCCTGTCGTCTTCGGGGACAAGGCGGTCGGGACGAACCACTGCCTGCCGACGCTCGAGGTCGCCCGCTACAGCGGCGGTATCTGGGTCGGGACCTACCTGAAGACGCTCACCCACCAGCAGCTCACCGCCGACGGCGCGGCGTCGATCGCCCCACACGCGGCGAAGATCTGCGAACTCGAGGGCACCCACGCCCATCGGTTCTCCGCGGAGGCCCGCTTCGGGGACGATGAATAG
- a CDS encoding SDR family NAD(P)-dependent oxidoreductase, translated as MNGRTVFVTGASGGIGREIALAFADRGANVALAARSDGRYETAELIEDTERALPVETDVTDEASIERAIEATVERFGGLDCLVNNAGIAGPTAPIEEVEREEIERTMAVNVTGLFLTTKHAVAHLRGSDRASVINVSSISGKRPLADRTPYTASKMAVIGLTRTLAFELGEDDVTVNAICPGATRGPRIDRVIEAQAERMGVSYDEAKRAVFTDDTALGRLVEAEDVAAMATFLASEEARHVTAQDINVDAGTTWY; from the coding sequence ATGAACGGACGCACGGTCTTCGTCACCGGTGCGAGTGGAGGGATCGGCCGCGAGATAGCGCTCGCGTTCGCCGATCGTGGCGCGAACGTGGCGCTCGCGGCGCGAAGCGACGGCCGATACGAGACGGCGGAGCTGATCGAGGATACCGAGAGAGCGCTTCCGGTCGAAACCGACGTGACCGACGAGGCGTCGATCGAACGCGCGATCGAGGCGACGGTCGAACGGTTCGGCGGCCTCGACTGCCTCGTGAACAACGCCGGCATCGCGGGGCCGACCGCGCCGATTGAGGAGGTCGAACGCGAGGAGATAGAGCGGACGATGGCGGTGAACGTTACCGGCCTCTTCCTGACGACGAAACACGCCGTAGCGCACCTCCGAGGGAGCGACCGGGCGAGCGTGATAAACGTCTCGTCGATCAGCGGGAAACGACCGCTCGCCGACCGCACGCCCTACACCGCCTCGAAGATGGCGGTGATCGGGCTGACGAGAACGCTCGCGTTCGAACTCGGCGAGGACGACGTCACCGTGAACGCGATCTGTCCGGGTGCCACCCGGGGGCCGCGGATCGATCGGGTGATCGAGGCGCAGGCCGAGCGGATGGGTGTCTCCTACGACGAGGCGAAGCGGGCGGTGTTCACCGACGACACCGCGCTCGGGCGGCTCGTCGAGGCCGAGGACGTCGCGGCGATGGCGACGTTCCTCGCGAGCGAGGAGGCACGTCACGTCACCGCACAGGATATCAACGTCGACGCCGGGACGACCTGGTACTGA
- the engB gene encoding GTP-binding protein EngB, translating into MFEERPDRGAEIVLVGRSNVGKSTLMRELTGHSVSTGQKPGVTRRPNHFDWAERDFMISDLPGFGFMSGVPEEVREGIKTDVVRYVEENADSILVGVLVVDGKAVIDVIDRHTDRGEIPHDVELFSFLQELGIPTVVAVNKMDKVSEKDERLNALCDRLGLLPPWQQWRDTIAPVTAKKGRIEPLRESLGSHLHEAKRDDLLGYVG; encoded by the coding sequence ATGTTCGAAGAGCGACCCGACCGCGGTGCCGAGATCGTCCTCGTCGGCCGGTCGAACGTCGGGAAGTCGACGCTGATGCGCGAACTCACCGGACACAGCGTCTCGACCGGGCAGAAGCCGGGGGTGACCCGCAGACCGAACCACTTCGACTGGGCCGAGCGAGACTTCATGATCTCCGACCTCCCCGGCTTCGGCTTCATGAGCGGCGTCCCCGAGGAGGTCAGAGAGGGGATCAAGACCGACGTGGTGCGCTACGTCGAGGAGAACGCCGATTCGATCCTCGTGGGGGTGCTCGTCGTCGACGGGAAGGCGGTAATCGACGTGATCGACCGTCACACGGATCGGGGAGAGATCCCCCACGACGTCGAGCTGTTCTCGTTTCTCCAGGAACTGGGGATCCCCACGGTCGTCGCGGTGAACAAGATGGACAAAGTGAGCGAGAAGGACGAGCGCCTCAACGCGCTCTGCGATCGTCTCGGGCTGCTCCCGCCGTGGCAGCAGTGGCGGGACACGATCGCTCCGGTCACCGCGAAGAAGGGACGGATCGAGCCCCTACGCGAGTCGCTCGGGAGCCACCTCCACGAGGCGAAGCGCGACGACCTGCTCGGCTACGTCGGCTGA